A single region of the Chitinophaga niabensis genome encodes:
- a CDS encoding helix-turn-helix transcriptional regulator, whose translation MAFGDLKDIAIALGIKKKIGRLRYNCIKAMLAAENLTSKELAEHIGVHTQTVSSWVTNVSQPRLDELYAVAAFLRIDPTDLLS comes from the coding sequence ATGGCATTTGGAGATTTAAAAGATATCGCAATTGCTTTAGGGATTAAGAAAAAAATTGGTCGGCTAAGATACAATTGTATTAAAGCAATGCTGGCAGCAGAAAATCTCACCAGCAAAGAACTGGCTGAGCATATTGGTGTACATACACAAACTGTCAGCAGTTGGGTTACGAATGTCAGTCAGCCGCGCCTTGATGAACTGTATGCGGTTGCTGCGTTCTTACGCATCGACCCAACAGATTTGTTAAGTTAA
- a CDS encoding LexA family protein: protein MRAAAAKSGLRFYGIKEVEELFLPLIGFVKAGFPSPADNFLESDIDLVAFFGMNKPYMRIVRVEGDFLVDNHAPDGSLLIVDTLLKPITNDLVIVALNGDYLVRTIVKALNGWMLYSENTICNPTIIGEEDNFKVLGVVVQVILSTRHRARSKAGTISFEESIDLPTLLNMYKPSVYVVRTDGNSMEGEHLTDKSYLIVDRSLKPEPHDIAVAVLNGDFTVKKLIHSPKGWVLYAANNHYSPIPVKENDDFTVWGVVAHIVIDRKEMRKNCG, encoded by the coding sequence ATGAGAGCAGCAGCTGCGAAAAGCGGCCTCCGATTCTACGGAATCAAGGAGGTAGAGGAACTTTTTTTGCCCTTAATTGGGTTTGTGAAGGCTGGCTTCCCGAGCCCTGCAGATAATTTTTTAGAATCAGACATTGATCTTGTTGCATTTTTTGGCATGAACAAACCATATATGCGTATTGTACGCGTAGAGGGAGACTTTTTAGTAGATAATCATGCTCCAGATGGTAGTTTGCTTATAGTTGACACATTGCTAAAGCCTATAACCAATGACCTGGTAATAGTTGCCTTGAATGGAGACTATTTAGTTAGAACAATAGTAAAGGCATTAAACGGGTGGATGCTATACAGTGAGAATACCATTTGTAACCCAACGATTATTGGAGAGGAGGATAATTTCAAAGTGTTGGGTGTAGTTGTTCAAGTAATATTATCAACCAGGCATAGAGCCAGAAGCAAAGCAGGCACTATATCTTTTGAAGAAAGTATTGATCTACCAACATTATTAAACATGTATAAACCTTCAGTCTATGTTGTGCGAACTGACGGCAACTCAATGGAAGGAGAACATCTGACTGATAAAAGTTATCTAATTGTAGATAGATCTTTGAAACCGGAGCCTCATGATATAGCTGTTGCCGTGTTGAATGGTGATTTTACTGTGAAGAAGTTGATTCATTCCCCCAAAGGATGGGTATTGTATGCAGCCAATAATCACTACTCCCCAATTCCTGTAAAAGAGAACGACGATTTTACAGTATGGGGAGTTGTAGCACACATAGTTATTGATAGAAAGGAAATGAGAAAAAATTGTGGTTGA